Proteins encoded by one window of Rhodamnia argentea isolate NSW1041297 chromosome 6, ASM2092103v1, whole genome shotgun sequence:
- the LOC115728164 gene encoding protein BIG GRAIN 1-like E, producing MSITPCPDADRTISRKSLHQRSDSGELDVFEAARYFSGYGDVVSGYDATTLVQKAAMARGQEREANSRGGGRMSLDVPTKHQHHHHQHHQVDAHQHFHLVPSENKQTKEKSKITKPRQPSSPGGRLASFLNSLFSQSSSKKKKSSSKPSSTQSMKDEDESPGWRRRRRSSISHFRSSSAVADSKSVYTSLSSGSKTPPAYILNTPTKSYKEFRSYSDHKQVVVSKNNRDGKHVKAPHLGNDAVSGNKRSNDLSWLDEKFKLIEPSSEKKKKGFGNNGFAKHASESTDVKRFDEEEEDDGAQSDSSSDLFELQNYDLGGYCSSGLPVYETTCIESIKRGSSTTATTVSGAAF from the coding sequence ATGTCCATCACTCCATGTCCAGATGCCGATAGGACTATCAGCCGGAAATCGCTCCACCAGAGGAGTGACTCCGGCGAGCTCGACGTGTTCGAGGCTGCCCGGTACTTCTCCGGCTACGGCGATGTTGTTTCCGGGTACGACGCCACGACCTTGGTGCAAAAGGCGGCAATGGCGAGAGGTCAAGAAAGGGAAGCCAATTCTAGAGGGGGAGGAAGAATGAGTTTAGACGTGCCGACGAAGCATCAgcaccatcatcatcaacatcaccaAGTGGATGCTCACCAACACTTTCATCTCGTCCCAAGCGAGAACAAGCAAACGAAAGAGAAGAGCAAGATCACCAAACCACGGCAGCCAAGCTCGCCTGGCGGGCGGCTCGCGAGCTTCTTGAACTCCCTCTTCAGCCAGTCCtcttcgaagaagaagaagtcgtcGTCGAAGCCTTCCTCAACGCAGTCCATGAAGGATGAGGACGAGAGCCCCGGGTGGAGGCGGCGAAGGCGGAGCAGCATCAGCCATTTCAGGAGCTCGAGCGCCGTGGCGGATTCAAAGTCGGTGTATACCTCTTTGAGCTCCGGGTCCAAAACTCCTCCAGCATACATACTAAACACTCCCACCAAATCGTACAAGGAATTCAGAAGCTACTCTGATCACAAGCAAGTGGTGGTTTCGAAGAATAACCGCGACGGCAAGCACGTGAAAGCGCCGCACTTGGGAAACGACGCCGTCTCGGGAAACAAGAGAAGCAACGACCTGAGTTGGTTGGACGAGAAGTTCAAGCTGATAGAACCGAGctcggagaagaagaagaagggtttCGGCAACAATGGTTTCGCGAAACATGCATCAGAGAGCACAGACGTGAAGAGATtcgatgaggaagaagaagacgacggcgCGCAGAGCGACTCGAGCTCCGATCTGTTCGAGTTGCAGAATTACGACCTCGGAGGCTACTGCTCGAGCGGGCTGCCGGTATACGAGACCACATGTATTGAGAGCATCAAGAGAGGATCatcaacaacagcaacaacagtTTCTGGTGCTGCATTTTGA
- the LOC125315661 gene encoding uncharacterized protein LOC125315661 yields the protein MEGVNDQIASVEGTLSGDQDFDEDDYFLPTAWLYLTELHRSMHTRELVRDKILSGPNWMREVLHGHSDRAFKAFSMERHVFLNLCGLPKAKGWLQDSRYLKIDEHVRIFLCTISHKNSNRDLCERFQHSGQIIGKYFNLALKAVRKLAKEVIVPPPFDVVPQEILLNPKHEPYFKGYVGAIDGTHIHAAVPVAQQIRFKGRKGITTQNVLCVCSFDMRFTFVYASWEGSANDYRVPSVALETPELQFPRPPLGKYYVVDSGYASTPGFLTPFKGEQYHINDFKSNARPTRARELFNYKHSSLRNIIERSFAASKNRFFVLRHMSPFSIRKQAHIVVTCCAIHNYIRDQDKRDRNFFEYGNPEYVCEPAHDEVTCVLSTEEGTEMNILRKHIANKIASDHYMDEIP from the exons ATGGAGGGGGTAAATGATCAAATAGCTTCAGTTGAAGGAACTCTATCGGGTGATCAAGACTTTGATGAGGATGATTATTTTTTACCGACGGCATGGTTGTACCTTACTGAGTTGCATAGGTCCATGCACACGAGAGAACTTGTTAGAGACAAGATATTGTCGGGACCTAACTGGATGAGGGAGGTTCTTCATGGACATTCGGATAGAGCATTCAAAGCTTTTAGTATGGAGAGACATGTATTTCTTAACTTGTGTGGTTTGCCGAAAGCAAAAGGTTGGTTACAAGATAGTCGATATCTTAAAATAGATGAACATGTTAGGATTTTCTTATGTACGATTTCTCACAAGAACTCTAATAGAGATTTGTGTGAGAGATTCCAACATTCGGGACAGATTATCGGTAAGTATTTTAACTTAGCATTGAAAGCGGTTCGAAAATTAGCAAAGGAGGTTATCGTACCACCTCCCTTTGATGTCGTCCCACAAGAGATTCTTTTAAATCCTAAGCATGAACCTTACTTCAAG GGATACGTAGGCGCTATTGATGGCACCCATATTCATGCTGCCGTACCTGTTGCCCAGCAAATCCGATTCAAAGGTAGAAAGGGAATTACCACTCAAAATGTGCTATGTGTGTGTTCCTTTGATATGAGATTTACATTTGTATATGCTAGTTGGGAAGGATCGGCTAACGATTATCGGGTGCCATCGGTAGCACTTGAGACTCCCGAACTACAATTTCCTCGACCACCCTTAG GCAAATACTATGTGGTAGATTCCGGGTATGCATCAACTCCGGGATTTTTAACACCTTTTAAAGGTGAACAATATCATATAAATGATTTCAAAAGCAATGCGAGACCAACAAGAGCAAGAGAGTTGTTCAACTATAAGCATTCTTCACTAAGGAATATCATTGAGAGATCCTTTGCGGCTTCGAAGAATCGCTTCTTTGTTTTGAGACACATGTCTCCATTTTCAATTAGAAAGCAAGCACATATTGTAGTAACATGTTGTGCTATCCATAATTACATCCGTGATCAAGACAAGAGGGATAGGAATTTTTTCGAATATGGGAATCCGGAGTATGTGTGTGAACCTGCGCATGATGAGGTTACATGCGTTTTATCGACCGAGGAGGGAACCGAGATGAACATTCTTAGGAAACATATTGCCAATAAAATAGCAAGTGATCATTATATGGACGAGATTCCATGA
- the LOC115756223 gene encoding uncharacterized protein LOC115756223: protein MASHKDTVIAKWTDQLTQLFYNKRTRQKYTLARFKNKTFKPKDEYGSFKKLISQSGFGWDNINKKVVVENDTVWGSHIKANPKWAKFRNEWLPLYHHLCILFEDTYATGEYTTGNVQEFVSSNDGDNGAFGENDGGKELGGRDPQVGEGSGNECQTGDGFDNEQTATPTCEKHKLDRTPNSKRRRKSVAYDFASICKVIQEAVKMKMSQSSHTSVTSHAPQPVDPYSMGAMITILKGMPDMDPSLYTKAMNHAYLNAAWREAFVLTEPGWRLALFNSI from the exons ATGGCTTCCCACAAAGACACAGTCATTGCAAAGTGGACCGACCAATTGACCCAATTGTTT TACAATAAACGGACAAGACAGAAGTATACTCTAGCTCGGTTCAAGAACAAGACTTTCAAACCGAAGGACGAATACGGTAGTTTTAAGAAGCTTATTAGCCAATCGGGATTTGGATGGGATAATATAAACAAAAAGGTTGTCGTGGAGAATGACACTGTTTGGGGGTCTCATATCAAG GCTAATCCGAAATGGGCCAAATTCAGGAATGAATGGCTTCCTTTGTATCATCATCTTTGTATTTTGTTTGAGGATACATATGCTACTGGGGAGTATACAACAGGAAATGTGCAGGAGTTTGTGTCATCAAATGATGGTGACAATGGTGCTTTTGGTGAAAATGACGGTGGTAAGGAATTAGGAGGACGAGATCCACAGGTTGGAGAGGGGTCGGGTAATGAATGCCAAACTGGAGATGGGTTCGATAATGAACAGACAGCTACCCCAACTTGTGAGAAGCACAAGTTGGATAGGACTCCAAATTccaaaaggaggagaaagagcgTTGCATACGATTTTGCCAGCATCTGCAAAGTCATTCAAGAAGCCGTCAAAATGAAGATGAGTCAATCATCACATACCTCTGTCACCTCACACGCTCCACAACCTGTAGACCCCTACTCCATGGGAGCTATGATTACCATCTTGAAAGGCATGCCGGACATGGACCCAAGCCTTTACACCAAAGCAATGAACCATGCTTACTTAAATGCTGCTTGGAGAGAGGCTTTCGTCCTTACAGAACCCGGATGGAGACTTGCACTTTTTAATTCTATTTAA